DNA from Deinococcus arcticus:
CGCTTTGGACACCAGTCTGGACACGGTGTCCAGCAGGGGTGACGTCAGGTAATCCACCACGGCGCCCCGCATCAGCCCGTCCAGGCCGTTGCCCAGGGCGCCCGCTGCGATCAGGGCCAGGGGCCAGATCCAGCGGTGGGGCACACGGCCCAGGCCCAGGGCGCCCACGAGACCGGTGCCGACGAGCACCCGCAGCACCGCCAGGGGCGCCGCGAAGCCCCCGAGGAGGCCCCACGCCATGCCAGGATTCAGGGTGAAGCCCAGGTGGAGGACACCGGGGATGAGCGGGCGATTCACCCCTGGCTCAAGGGTGGCGACGGCCCAGGCTTTCAGGAGGCCTTCGGCGACCAGGAGCGCCAGGACCAGGAGAAGGGGGCGCCACTTCATCCTGTGCCCTTGAGCGCGGCGAGCAGGCCGGGGCGCTGCTGGTCCACCGTGCCGAAAAAGACCTGGTCACCCACCACGGTGACGGGCGCGACCCGCACGTCGGTGACC
Protein-coding regions in this window:
- a CDS encoding signal peptidase II; this encodes MKWRPLLLVLALLVAEGLLKAWAVATLEPGVNRPLIPGVLHLGFTLNPGMAWGLLGGFAAPLAVLRVLVGTGLVGALGLGRVPHRWIWPLALIAAGALGNGLDGLMRGAVVDYLTSPLLDTVSRLVSKAPFPIFNLSDVLVCAGTGALFVLAWRQDRRVHPRGSQPQS